TGcctaaatttttatgaaaactaATGTGTCTGTGTGTGTATTTTAAGGTCCGTTACTTCCAGTTATATTATATCAAGAAACTCATACAATATATTCAATATGTACAATTTAGAACTGGTTTCTTCAAATTGAATGATTCAATCATTCTAATGAGCTCCTTCATCATGCCAATTCCATTACTAAGTGGTGCTTATTGTGTCTGGTCCAGTTTTGCTAATTCAAGGGATCACTCTCCATATCACCACACTATGACATCTACCCAACTTGCCTTGCCATAACACTCTTTGTCATAACCCAATGAACCctgaagagagaaaaaaccaTGCTCCAAAGCTCTCGAGCAGCAGGGCAATGGAGAAGTAGATGATTAGTAGTATCCCCATATCTCTTACACATGCAGCACCAGTCTATAATAATTATCCAATGCTTCCTGAGGTTATCAACAGTTAGAAATTTCCCCAAAACTGCTGTCCAAAGTAAGAAACTGATGTTAGTTGGAGCTTTAGGTTTCCACAAACTCCTCCAAGGAAAGGAGCAATGGGGTGTGGATGCAACGTTTTATAATAGGATTTTTACCTCAAAGGAATTCCATGAAGAAGGATTCCATTAACAAAAATATACCTGTATTAGAAGAGCCTTAAATGCTGCCCAATGTTAGTATATTATATATGCATATAATTTATAAggcatttacaatattttatacttaaaattttgatttgtttttgggaTGGGGGTTAATCTGTTAATTGTGGTCAGTTGTTGGTGTCTTAATGTAGTGTAATTTGGCCTCTGGGTCTAtctttaattagttttttagttttaaaaacaattttagtcGCAATTAACTAATTATTGGGATTTGTGTTTCTATCAATTAATTGTGAAtttttagaggtatttttggaaaaaaggggggggggggggtagtgTAATTTGGCCATTAGgtacaatctttttttttttttttattcgcaAAAATGATTTTAGTGTTAATTATTGGAATTTTGCCTTTAATACTAATGGACTGCAAATTCTTCTGAGGTATAGAGCATGTAAAAATTGGATAGTATCTCTGAATGTTTTGAGAGACTGATAATTAGAAAGCTTGTGATTGCAAGTGATAACACCACTTTGGTGTAGAAGTTAGATGTCTCAGCTagttttgtgtttatatatgttttcaaTCATGTAAAAGTGTTGGCCAAGTAGAGAAGGAGCAATTTCAGCCAGTCAAAGTTTGTCATGTGCCAATGAaatctagctcaaatggcagtCAAAGTTTATCAGTAAGCATTGTTTGAAGGGTGAAAGTTGTGGGTTTGAGACCCACTGGATGCATGTGTAACTTTaacaatcaaaaaaataatttgccaTTTCTTGCTAAATTCTCTCTTCTTGCTCACTAGAAGtttgccttttttcttttataattgtgCTTGGCCCGAATGACATCTCGTATGCTTTCTGGTTTATTTAAAATATGGTATCACTTTCACAACATAATATGGGAGGAACTTAACAAGGGAGTAGTTGAGTTGAGTTTTAAGCGACGTAGAATTCTGGACGACCTAAACCTCGTTATAAAGATTTGCAGAAGACAATATATGTGGCCTCCTTGTAAGGGGTCTGCTTTGTGACTCAAGGTCTTGTGTGTGACTGTTGGATTGGCAAATGAATGTTGTTCTGTTGGGTTTCTAATTTAACTACGTGACTATAACTTGATCAAGTCAGAACacttttttagaaaactttccACAATTTAAATGAAGCTGCTGGCTCTCTCAAGATGTTATGCTAGGGCATTTTAGGCAGTTCATGCCATCTTCTGCAGCTGTACACATGCCATTAATAGGGGCAATGATGACCTAGTCTAGACAGTTCTGATCCAATATGAATATGATGCAAagccttttttttggtttaatttgcTGACAGTTTCaatctgaaaatttttgtttatcaCAAAGAAGGAAATTCCATGGTATCATTTTCGGTTTACATATAGCATTCTTAATCCAAAATGGTAACCATTATAAATCTTTTTGTCCAGGATGCATTAATTTATGTGGAAAGAGCTTTTGGTGTAAGTTGCATGAGTCAAGTTGACAATGGAAGCATGGCACAACAACAATCTGCCAACCTAGTTGCAAAATCTTCCTCTTTTCCTAGCAGCTCATTGGCTACGGATGCTTCTAATTCAGATTTAGTGTCTAGTGTGATTGCCTCAGAAAATCCTTTAACAAGAACTTTATCAGATGACGCACTTGAATATGAAACTATGCTATCGAAACTGGATATTGGTGGACAGAATGCAGTCAGGCCAGCTGGTCTCTCATCTTCAAATGATCTGTCAAGGACCCCAGTTGATAGGTCTTTTACCACTGTTGATTTGAAGCTTAAGTTGCAGCTTTATAAAGTTCGGTTTCTGCTTCTCACTAGGAACCTCAAGCAAGCAAAACGTGAAGTCAAGCATGTTATGAACATTGCACGTGGGAAAGATTCATGCACTGCCCTCCTCCTCAAGTCACAGATTGAATATGCACGTGGCAACCATCGTAAAGCCATCAAGCTTTTGGTGGCATCCAATAATAGGACAGACACGGCAATTTCAAGCATTTTCAACAACAATCTTGGGTGCATTTATTATCAGCTTGGAAAATACCATACGTCATCGATATTTTTTTCAAAGGCACTGACTGATACATCCTCTCTTCGGAAAGACAAGCCACTAAAGCTTTCAACTTTTGCACAGGATAATTCTCttcatataatatataactGTGGTTTACAGTATTTGGCCTGTGGGAAACCAATACTTGCTGCTCGCTGTTTCCAGAAGGCCAGTTTGGTATTCTACAACTGGCCTCTTTTATGGCTCCGACTAGCTGAATGCTGTCTGATGGCTTTAGAGAAGGGTCTAGTGAAAACAAGTCGGCCTCCATCAGAAAAATCAGAAGTCAGAGTCCATGTTGTTGGTGAGGGTAAATGGAGGCAGCTTGTTACGGAAGATGGGATATCAAGAAATGGACTTGTGGATTCTGTTGAAATGGATGATTGTATGCTAAGCAATGATGAGCAACCAAAGCTCTCAATGTCCCTTGCTCGGCAGTGTCTCTATAATGCTCTGCACTTACTGAACTGCTCTGATTCGACCCATTCAAAGCCTGATTTGCCCTCTAATTTCTCGGAGGAAAATGAATCAAGTGAGGTGGCTTCTTCCAAGAACTCAAACCACAAGAACTTAAACAGCGTTGAATCCAAAGCATTTTCTGTAACAGTAGGCATAGGTCAGGTTAATGCAAATGGGGATGCAAGAGAACCAAAGGGAGGAACAAGTCAGGAGCTCATACAGAACTCTCTTTCCCATTATGAAGGTATTCGTAGAAAAGAAAATCAGCTGATCAAGCAAGCTGTTCTTGCTAACCTGGCTTATGTAGAGTTGGAGCTGGAAAATCCCATGAAGGCCCTGTCAACCGCAAGGTCTCTCTTGGAACTTCCAGAATGTTCCagaatttatttctttctagGTCATGTGTATGCGGCAGAGGCACTCTGCCTGCTAAATAAGCCAAAGGAGGCTACTGAGCatttgtcaatttatttgtCTGGGGGAAATAACTTTGAATTGCCATTCAGCCAAGAGGACTGTGAGCAATTGCAAGTGGAGAGGACCATCGACAGTGAAGAGTTAAATGGAGGATTGGTGACTGCCAAGAATTCTTCCCCTGATGACTCACAAGGTATTGTGTTCCTCAGTCCCGAAGAGGCACATGCAGCACTTTATGCAAACTTTGCTGCGGCGTCTGCAATGCAAGGCGAGCTTGAGCAGGCCTACAATTTTGCGACTCTGGCACTATCCATATTACCCAACAGTCCAGAAGCCACTTTGACTACAATCTATGTGGATCTAATGCTCGGTAAGTCAAGAGAAGCTCTTGCCAAGTTAAAGCAGTGTAGTCGCGTTAGGTTCCTCCCCAGTGGCATAACAGTCAATAAATCTTCTTGATGATTGTACTGGTGGTTCTTAATTCGTTATGTCCAGCCCTCTCTCAGCATTAGTTAGCGGGTAGATCAGCAATCCTTCAAGAGGATTTTGTAACATATATATAGTTCAATTCAGGGAATAaatttttctgttcttttttccttataattttTCACATCTAGGGTTCATTACTTGGTGGTGGCTGTGTTTTGGTTAGTGCGGATTCCCACCTTCCAGATTTGAGTTTTAGTTCGATTCAGATTATTGTGTTTCAGTGGCTAATCCTATTGGTATTAAAGAATATagagcatgtgcttctcacgaaaggactaaaatgattCATTTTGGATTTGAATTCGAAGTCATATTTTCATATCAAGGCTCTTACCGTTTCTTTTACCTTTTTGTTCTCTACATTTTGAAGTGTTAATATccagattatatatatatatatatatatatatatatatatatttatatatatatatatatatatttatatatttatatatatttggttgaAAGGAGATAGATATATTAAACAAATAGCAGAGAAAACTCAGTCCCAAATTTGAACCGGAAGAACAAACAACCTCACTTGGAGGGCAGAAAAAACTAGtggcctgtttggatggaggggaaaggagggggagtggaagggagtagagtagagttgactaataataagctaattttgtgctaaatctacTTTACTCCctttctctttccctcaatccaaacggaccataagTAATATTTCCTGGCATAAAGGTAGGCTTTCTTGGCAAGCATCCTTAACGATGAAAAtggatttacatgttttaacaCTGAATTTATAGTCAAGCTTTCTTCTAAGCAACAAGGTGCACTCGcacaaaaattgaaagagtTTTGCTAACACATACATTACATGCCATTTAAACATGGTTTCTTTTTACTGTTTCACCCAACATAGAtacattctaaaaaataaatagataaaacaGAATTATCAAAGTGAATCTTTTGACCGAGGAAGCTGGTCAAATGATTTGCTGATTTGGCTCATTTGAGTCTCAGGTCTCAACGATCGGTTTTGGAAGCTAGTGGCAAGTTTGCCTTTGTATTCGTGTTTCCTTGGAATCGTTGATAGGTCATTGAAAACATGCAAATTGTAGTACTTTTTTTGATACCTCAAAATTTCATTTGAATCATGAATCACATTTCATGTTGCACGTAAAGTAGCGTACTTGAGTTATCCGCATACCACTCGTCATAATAATAGAAGGTGACTCttataaaaaacagaaaaaaaaaaaaaaaatagaaggtgACCAATAGGTCCAATTCTTCGTAATCTGACCAATAGGTGGAAAATATGTAAAAGTTTAATAATACTAAGTGAAATAAAAAGCTGAGACGCTGTTAAATGTGGAGATATAATAGAAAATGTACATTTTGACAAGAGAAAATATTGATTCATATTTGTTGATGTACACTTCATACACATAATGTCCATATTTGCACATTAACTGTCCACATATTCTAAGAATATACATATTTAACACATGGAACTAATAATGTATATAAAGtacataattttcaaaaaaaattatgatatacaTTAATCAGGATGAGATAATCAATATTCTTTTGACAAACCCGTGAATAATCAACCATTTTCCTAATGGATTTGGTTACATAATTACATAATCCTGGTGCTACACTGCAAATGGGTAAagcattataaatttataatgcatgaatttcaaaattttcaactggATCATATCAAGAAACTGTATAGTAAACAAAGAAACGCATGAATGTACGAGTAAAACCAGCTATGGTTTCTTTCTTGCAATTATATTGTACATCCAACATGTAGGCGGTTAGTTACTGTACCAAAAGTTCACACTTAAAACTTCCTCCATGAATGAACTCGTCCGCAGCAATCCACAGGAGTGGCTCAACCATAAGACCATTTTGGTAATGCCCTAAGCCCCAAATGGAAGAAGGCCCCCCTAGAATAGAATATATTATATCTATATTATACTCTTTTCAAATgttcaatattttataaatacatTTTACTATGTTTGCAGTagtttaaaaatacaaaaattttcaaccttccaaaaattttactcttccttttcctttatataaattaaaagttttCGAGAAATTACTAAAATCTATTGTTCAATAATTGAAGTTCAACATTGCCAAGAGAGATAGTGAccatagaaaatataatatttctcatgatatttcaatattttttagaattaaaagtttaaaatacgttttataaatatatgaaattagtccaattaatgtaataatttttttattaaaattaatgtattaaattatataaaaatgttgAATCCTTTTGTATAattcatatatcatatataaaatattaagtaataaTACACTTTACATTTGCGTTTGACTCCAAAATGTGTTGAGTCAACCCTAGATTAGGCCATATGTAGGgcgtaatatatatatatatatatatatatatatataaatttttttcttttttggtagaCGGTGAATTCGAGCAAGATTTAAAAAGAATATGTTTAAAGCTGGATTGAAGTATTCAATAAAAACGACATTGTTTAGAATTtacaagtttttaaaactttttattttatatttaaaatactctGTGCATATGAATCTTCATAGAAATGTGGCCATATTTTGCATGAAAGATATTTAGCattaaaacaataaagtaatatgatataaaacaataaagtaATAGAATGCTTTTGGCCGAATGAATTTCCTGTGTTGCTATTGTCAATATATATAGTACATTAGATATACATGACTTGAGTAGTTCAGATAAGTACAAGTATTGACTAGATCAGATATATTTGACTTGAATTGAATATCTATCCCTATTATCTCTCATTGTGGTGTAGCTTGTTATCTTGATAAGGCTGACTTGAATGTTGATCATTATCTTCACCTTTTGTTCCAATACGCCCCCGCAAACGAAACGGAGTAGAGTGAACGTTGAGTTTGTCACGAAGAAGCTCAAAGCGGCGAGAAATCAACggtttggtgaagatgtcaGCAACTTGATCCTTAGTGCAGCGATACCGTACATCAAGACATCGAGTAGCAACACGGTCACGAACAAAGTGAAAGTCAATTTCGATGTGTTTTGTACGGGCATGAAAGGCAGGATTTGCAGTGAGGTAGGTGGCTCCAATGTTGTCACACCAAAGAACTGGTGGGCGAGGAAGGAAGAAGCCAAGTTCTCGTAAGAGAGATTGGAGCCATAGAAGTTCAGCAGTAGTGGTGGCCAAGGAGCGATATTCTGATTCTGTACTTGAGCGTGACACGGTTGGCTGTTTGCGAGAGCTCCATGAGATAAGATTGGAGCCAAGAAAGACACAATAGCCACCGGTTGATTTTCTGTCATCAGGGcagccagcccagtcagcatcagAGTAGGCTTCCAGCAAGGATGATGTGTTCTTTGTGAGAAGGAGACCATGAGAAATAGTGTGCTTGAGATAGCGTAGGATACGCTTTACAGCCTGCCAATGGATAGTTGTGGGACGATGCATAAACTGACAAACCTTATTAACTGCAAAGGAAATGTCAGGTCTAGTCAGAGAGAGATATTGCAAGGCACCCACTGTACTCCTATACTCAGTAGGATCAGGTAATGAATCACCATGAAAGGCAGAGAGAGCATGAGCAGAGGACATAGGAGAGGAGATAGGCTTCGCATAGGTCATCTTTGTACGACTCAAGAGATCCATGATATATCTACGCTGTGTAAGGAAGAGACCATTTGGAACAGATACAGCTTCAATGCCCAAAAAGAAATGTAATGGTCCCAAATCCTTGATTGCAAAATCCAATTGAAGGCAGTTAATAAGACGATGGATGGCATGTGAATCAGAGCCAGTGACAatgatgtcatcaacataaaccaaAACATAGATGATGAGGTTGGCAGATTTGTAAATGAAGAGAGAAGAGTCAGACTTAGAACCCATGAAGCCCATCTCAAGAAGCTTGTTACTGAGGCGGGAAAACCATGCTCTAGGGGCCTGTTTCAAGCCATAAAGTGCCTTCTGGAGTTTGCACACATGATGGGGATAGGATGGATGGATGAAGCCAGGTGGTTGAGCCATGTATACATCTTCAGAGAGGAAGCCATGAAGAAATGCATTTTGAACATCAAGTTGACGtatagaccacccaaaagagatAGCTATCGAAAGAACAGTACGAATTGTGGTAGGCTTCACCACAGGACTGTAAGTTTCGCCAAAGTCAACCCCAGGTTGTTGGTGAAATCCTTTGGCAACTAGGCGAGCTTTATACCTGTCAATCGTGCCATCAGCATTTCTTTTGATGCGAAATACCCACTTGCAGCCCACAATATTCATAGTGGGAGAAGGAGCAACTAGAGTCCACATGCCATTACGAAGGAGAGCATCAAATTCAACATTCATGGCTTTGCGCCATTCAACATGCTTGGAAGCAGCAGTGAAGGATGTGGGTTCAGTATTTGTGGGTGAGGAAGAGGTAAGTAAAGCTTGAGGTAAAGGATATCGAACAGTACCATCTGAAGGGTGCTTGGGTTTGAAGATGTTGGATTTGGATCGTGTTTGCATGGGATGAATATTTTGTGGTGGTGCAGGTGGAGCCCGTGGATTGGAGTCAGCAAGAGGCAGTTGGTGTGTGGTGGGTGAAGAACTTGAACTGGGTGGTGTAGGAGGAGATCTTGATACCGATGAAGGAGCAGTTGACTGTGGAGCAGGTGAGGACCCAAGGATGTAAGGCAAAGAGGAAGGGAGATATGTAACCTGTGGAGATGATTGTGAGGAAGCTGCAGGAACAGAGTTAGTAGCATATGGAAATAAATTTTCATCAAAGACCACATTTCGAGAAACATAGATTTTGCCAGATGGGGGATGATAGCATTTATACCCATGATGAGAAGAGCTGTAACCTAGAAAAATGCATTGGGCAGAACGAAATTGAATTTTGTTACGATTGTAAGGCCGTAGAAGTGGCCAACAAGCacacccaaaaattttcaaaaatgagTAATCAGGAGTCCTTTGGAATAGGAGTTCAAAGGGAGATTTGTTGTTCAAAACAGGTGTAGGTAAACGATTTATCAAATAACATGCTGTTTCAAATGCATCAGCCCAAAAATGATGAGGTAGTGATGAGTGACTCAACAGTGTGAGACCTGTTTCAACAACATGACGATGTTTCCTTTCCACTGATCCATTTTGTTGATGAGTGTGAGGGCAAGAGATTCTATGAGAAATGCCCAATTTTGCAAGTAAaggatttaatttttgaaactcACCACCCCAGTCAGTTTGAATGGCCTTAATTTTCCTCTCAAAAAATCGTTCAACATGGATatgaaattgtgaaaatatgcGAAACACATCAGATTTAGAAGAAATGGGAAAGAGCCATGTATAACGACTGAAATCATCAACAAAACTAACATAATAACGTGCACCATTTATTGAAGCAATAGGGGAAGGACCCCATACATCAGCAAACAATAAATCCAAAGGAAACCTAGACCTGTAATCGGAAGTAGTAAAAGGAAGCTGGTGACTTTTGCCCTGCTGACAAGCAGAGCATACATCAGATGTTTTATTTGCAACAAAGGGAAGTTGAAACTTTGAAAGAACTTGACGAACTGTGCGGAAGGCAGGGTGTCCAAGGCGACCATGCCAAGCAGTGAGGGATGCACGTTCTCCAACAAAAGCAGCATTTTGATGATGTCTGGAAGAAGATGGGAAAAAGGAATAGAGTCCAGCTTTACTCGGCCCGCGATGGAGGATGCGTCCCGAAGCTCGATCcttaatacaaaaaaagtttggatGAAATTCAAGAAAACAATCATTATCTTTGGTGAATTGACTAactgaaattaaattttttgtgatGTGAGGAACGTGCAgaacattttgtaaaataaatgattTAGAAGAGGAAGGAAGGGAAGAGGAACCAATGTGGGTGATGGCCAAACCTGCCCCATTACCAACGTGAATTTGATCAGTACCAACATACTCCTCAGATTGGAGGTTGAGATTGCTTAAGTCTGAGGTGAGGTGATTGGTTGCTCCAGTGTCTGGGTACCAATTATAGTCAGCAGAAGGTGGGGAACTAGCAACAAAGGCAGCAAGTTGGGAGCTTGAGCTTTCACCATGATAGGCATGGTTGAACCGGTTATAGCATTGGAGGGCTGTGTGACCCATTTTGTTGCACACTTGACATGTGGGCCTAGTTGTTCCAGAGGAAGGCCCAGAGGGATGAGGCCCAGTGGAGGGATAAGATGTAGGACGACCACCACGTCCACGACCACGATGCCCACGGAAAGAGGCAGAGTTGTTTCGTCCACCAGATGAAGGAGGTGACCCTCGCGAACCACGGCCGCGACTTGGCTGGGATTTTGAAGCTAGATTTGCCGAAGGGAAAGCTTCTGCAGCAACATTGTGGTGCTGCTCAAGGCGGTTCTCATGTGCAAGGAGATGACCATAGAGCTCGTCAATGGAGAGAGGATCGACGCGAGTGGTGACAGACGTAACAAAAGGGTCATACTCAGGACCCAAACCCGCAAGGAGATATGAAACGATTTCAAAATCGTTGAGAGGCTGTCCAGCAGCGGCAAGGGTGTCGGCTAAACCCTTGAACTTTTGAAAGTAATCGGAGATCGAGGATCCACCTTTCTTTGCCGTAGCAAGCTGATAGTGAATCTGCATGATTCGGGCTCGAGATTGCGAAGTGAACATTCGTTCCAGAGCCATCCAGAGATCTCGTGAGGTGGTGCAGCCCACAACCTGAGTGAGAACTCCTTCAGTCAATGAGGACAGCAAAGTGCTCATTATAAGTTGGTCTTGCTGAACCCAGGTAAGAAATTCTGGATTTCCGATTGAATCAATGGTTGATGTCGTGTCAGGATTGGGAATCacttgtggtggtggtgtgatTGTACCATCAATGAAGCCGAAGACTCTCTGACCACGCATATATGGAATGATCTGTGCCTTCCAAAGTAAAAAGTTGTCACGGTTGAGTTTGACAGTGACAATGTTGTGAGGATTGATGAATGAAGGTAAGGTGTTTGATGTGTTTGCTGAAGTAGTGACTGAGGtggatgggtttgtgtttggtgtAGTTGGTGGGGTAGTGGTTGAGGTGGATGATGCTGATTCTGCCATATTGTGGGTCTTTtaaagctctgataccataaaacaataaagtaatatgatataaaacaataaagtaATAGAATGCTTTTGGCCGAATGAATTTCCTGTGTTGCTATTGTCAATATATATAGTACATTAGATATACATGACTTGAGTAGTTCAGATAAGTACAAGTATTGACTAGATCAGATATATTTGACTTGAATTGAATATCTATCCCTATTATCTCTCATTGTGGTGTAGCTTGTTATCTTGATAAGGCTGACTTGAATGTTGATCATTATCTTCACCTTTTGTTCCAATAAGCATGCCAATAATATGGTTaatatttcatgattttggCATGATCATAGTGGTATTAATACAAAGAAACTAAATCAATTGagactaaaattattaaaaaaagcaaaTTTCAAATTGATAGCTTTACAAAGAAATGTTTAATGAGTACCACCATTAGGATATTGgaggaaattaataacttttcatAAATGACCTCATTACCTTGATAATCTGGAACTCAATGGTTTATAGAATTCTTCGAAAAACACATCAATGAACTTATTATCAAGAAACGAGCTCTgtgttttcaataaaaataaatttaaactcAAGGTTGAATAAACACAATAAGGATTTTTTGTATAGGTTCAATTTATAAAGAAACAAGCTTTATGttttcaatgaaaataaatttaaactcAAGGTTGAATAAACATAATAAAGATTTTTTGTTTAGGTTCAAGTAGAAAGTTACTCTAAATCTAACAGTATCGTTTAATTTggagtcaaattttttataatattatcagAGGGAGTGTTTTGCAAATATTTAGTATGGTTTTAGtagtataaactataaagttgATACCTAGTCTCCCATGCACTTGGTTAGATAGTTTTATGTCAAAGCCTCATTTAGAACCTAAGACTACTCCAAGTCTAGAAAAGGCTCTCATTACAAAAAATGacccaattttatttatttataattattgggttaaaaaaaagggttgtgTACTATTTTCTTTACATCCAAGAAGACCTCCAAAATAAATTCTAttgatattaaattaatatcaaAGAGAACCTCCAAAATGAATTGTATAGATTAAGTTATTGAAGAGCCCTATAG
This DNA window, taken from Quercus robur chromosome 2, dhQueRobu3.1, whole genome shotgun sequence, encodes the following:
- the LOC126715454 gene encoding uncharacterized protein LOC126715454, which produces MDARDSLSPSTVASSAASSVTATAAAAAASAAVTVSPNRDGSSSGTEDDAVLSAAAALAKDAALHFQSSKFADCVEVLNHLLLKKQDDPKVIHNIAIAEYFRDGCSDPRKLLEVLNNVKKRSEVLACASGEQVEAVSNLGNKVISGSKGSSAANSASIVYTDEFDTSVAILNIAVIWFHLHEYAKALSVLGPLYQNIEPIDETTALHICLLLLDVALACHDASKSADALIYVERAFGVSCMSQVDNGSMAQQQSANLVAKSSSFPSSSLATDASNSDLVSSVIASENPLTRTLSDDALEYETMLSKLDIGGQNAVRPAGLSSSNDLSRTPVDRSFTTVDLKLKLQLYKVRFLLLTRNLKQAKREVKHVMNIARGKDSCTALLLKSQIEYARGNHRKAIKLLVASNNRTDTAISSIFNNNLGCIYYQLGKYHTSSIFFSKALTDTSSLRKDKPLKLSTFAQDNSLHIIYNCGLQYLACGKPILAARCFQKASLVFYNWPLLWLRLAECCLMALEKGLVKTSRPPSEKSEVRVHVVGEGKWRQLVTEDGISRNGLVDSVEMDDCMLSNDEQPKLSMSLARQCLYNALHLLNCSDSTHSKPDLPSNFSEENESSEVASSKNSNHKNLNSVESKAFSVTVGIGQVNANGDAREPKGGTSQELIQNSLSHYEGIRRKENQLIKQAVLANLAYVELELENPMKALSTARSLLELPECSRIYFFLGHVYAAEALCLLNKPKEATEHLSIYLSGGNNFELPFSQEDCEQLQVERTIDSEELNGGLVTAKNSSPDDSQGIVFLSPEEAHAALYANFAAASAMQGELEQAYNFATLALSILPNSPEATLTTIYVDLMLGKSREALAKLKQCSRVRFLPSGITVNKSS